A window from Populus trichocarpa isolate Nisqually-1 chromosome 3, P.trichocarpa_v4.1, whole genome shotgun sequence encodes these proteins:
- the LOC18097241 gene encoding peroxidase A2 has protein sequence MERVFSFKMMIDKALHPLVASLFFVIWFGGSLPYAYAQLTPTFYDGTCPNVSTIIRGVLAQALQTDPRIGASLIRLHFHDCFVDGCDGSILLDNTDTIESEKEAAPNNNSARGFDVVDNMKAAVENACPGIVSCADILAIAAEESVRLAGGPSWTVPLGRRDSLIANRSGANSSIPAPSESLAVLKSKFAAVGLNTSSDLVALSGAHTFGRAQCLNFISRLYNFSGSGNPDPTLNTTYLAALQQLCPQGGNRSVLTNLDRTTPDTFDGNYFSNLQTNEGLLQSDQELFSTTGADTIAIVNNFSSNQTAFFESFVVSMIRMGNISPLTGTDGEIRLNCRIVNNSTGSNALLVSSI, from the exons ATGGAAAGAGTATTTTCCTTCAAAATGATGATAGATAAAGCCTTGCATCCTTTAGTtgcatctcttttttttgtaatctgGTTTGGAGGATCACTTCCCTATGCCTATGCTCAGCTGACTCCCACATTCTACGATGGAACATGCCCGAATGTGAGCACCATCATTCGAGGAGTCCTTGCTCAGGCTTTGCAGACAGATCCCAGGATTGGAGCCAGCCTCATTCGACTTCATTTCCATGATTGTTTTGTTGAT GGTTGTGATGGATCAATTCTTTTGGACAACACTGATACTATAGAGAGTGAGAAAGAAGCTGCTCCAAATAATAATTCAGCAAGGGGTTTTGATGTTGTTGATAACATGAAGGCTGCAGTAGAGAATGCTTGCCCTGGGATAGTTTCTTGTGCTGATATTCTCGCCATTGCAGCTGAAGAGTCTGTTCGTTTG GCAGGAGGACCCTCATGGACAGTTCCTTTGGGAAGAAGAGACAGCTTAATAGCAAACAGAAGTGGTGCTAATTCTTCCATTCCGGCTCCCTCCGAGAGCCTTGCTGTTCTCAAATCCAAGTTTGCAGCCGTGGGCCTCAACACCAGTAGTGACCTGGTTGCCCTTTCAG GTGCTCACACATTTGGAAGAGCTCAATGTTTAAATTTCATCAGTAGATTGTATAATTTTAGTGGCAGTGGCAATCCTGATCCAACATTGAACACAACCTATCTAGCAGCACTTCAACAATTATGTCCTCAAGGTGGAAATCGGAGTGTTTTAACAAACCTTGATCGCACTACACCCGATACTTTCGATGGCAACTATTTTTCCAATCTTCAAACCAATGAAGGCCTGCTTCAGAGTGATCAAGAGTTGTTCTCTACTACAGGTGCCGATACCATTGCCATTGTCAACAATTTTAGTAGTAATCAGACTGCATTCTTTGAAAGCTTTGTGGTGTCCATGATTAGAATGGGGAATATTAGCCCCTTAACTGGGACAGATGGAGAGATCAGATTGAATTGCAGAATAGTCAACAACTCAACTGGATCAAATGCTCTTCTGGTTAGCTCAATTTAA